A single genomic interval of Noviherbaspirillum cavernae harbors:
- a CDS encoding SEL1-like repeat protein → MNRFFREVVLLSGLAGIVLPVHASYESGRASYERGDFAAAFKDFSAAAAQGIVKAQNDLGVMYEKGQGVPVDYAQALNWYRKAADKGFAPAQTSVGYLYGEGLGVPRDHEQAMTWYRKASEQNFAQAQNNIGAMFEKGNGVAVDPAQALEWYRKAADRGLPSGQTNLGYLYARGKGVAKDDAMAVALYTKAATQNFPLAQNNLGYMYAEGRGVPQDYATAASWYRKAAAQRFGLAQFNLARLHEQGKGVPQDDAQAVSLLTQAANGGYKPAMRRLAEVYTRGLMGQKVSMDLASQWTGKAR, encoded by the coding sequence ATGAATCGGTTTTTCAGGGAAGTCGTGCTGCTGTCCGGTCTGGCGGGAATTGTCTTGCCGGTCCATGCCAGTTATGAGTCGGGCCGCGCGTCCTACGAGCGGGGCGATTTTGCGGCGGCATTCAAGGATTTTTCCGCCGCTGCGGCTCAGGGCATCGTCAAGGCGCAGAACGATCTGGGCGTGATGTACGAGAAGGGGCAGGGCGTGCCGGTGGACTATGCGCAGGCATTGAACTGGTATCGCAAGGCGGCGGACAAGGGCTTTGCGCCGGCGCAGACCTCGGTCGGTTATCTCTATGGCGAAGGCCTCGGCGTACCGCGTGATCATGAGCAGGCGATGACGTGGTATCGCAAGGCGTCGGAGCAGAATTTCGCGCAGGCGCAGAACAACATCGGTGCGATGTTCGAAAAGGGCAACGGCGTCGCTGTCGATCCGGCGCAGGCGCTGGAGTGGTATCGCAAGGCGGCGGACAGGGGACTTCCGTCGGGACAGACGAATCTCGGCTACCTGTATGCGCGCGGCAAGGGTGTGGCGAAAGACGATGCCATGGCCGTCGCGTTGTACACCAAGGCGGCCACACAGAACTTCCCGCTGGCGCAGAACAACCTCGGCTACATGTACGCCGAAGGGCGTGGCGTACCGCAGGATTATGCGACGGCGGCGTCGTGGTATCGCAAGGCGGCGGCGCAACGATTCGGCCTTGCCCAATTCAACCTCGCGCGTCTGCATGAGCAGGGCAAGGGCGTGCCGCAAGATGATGCGCAAGCTGTGTCGCTGCTGACGCAGGCGGCCAATGGCGGCTACAAGCCGGCGATGCGCCGGCTGGCGGAGGTGTACACACGCGGGTTGATGGGGCAGAAGGTTTCCATGGATCTGGCGAGCCAATGGACCGGCAAGGCGCGATAA
- a CDS encoding pilus assembly protein TadG-related protein, translated as MAPFPSHPRQRGQALVFSLITVSIIILVMVSMYTMGQQSINKMKLQNTADAAAYSAALAEARDYNFSAYTNRAVVANQVAVAQVVGLTSWARNYGNTYAGPSSWVPKVLSSLGGPMAKIFWDVPWNASKTISKGVKQTFETIGPITTVLLDKLIDVLGLAQTVYHYGTALTVAQTIGLSPAQILDDLAGVDESSLGVVSDLLTFNDAYNIIKLNDVNADLSTPGTVAAMMHIAQWFLFTHKKDPNMLNQDGPAADRMAKVTIDSLDGFSRNRSTKDGGPFKNMPEMMYLTPFVIDPTRLIPYQNGALLMYLWHRGGTELKKVNNTKKTWSAMDGTGFFGAAIFWISVLGIPIPIPIILPFIPMGWGAAQAGLNSNLMPNNNFGTTAANAYGGIYQSPNTAGAAAIQRGKGAGKSLDPAAGLRTYFDVKKVNKPALVGPPLVLEIEKAGNKIPTSNSISGGQFALNNGTQSNYMRSLSKAEIYFSRPKKLWARSDGKTEVGSLYSPYWQARLAPNSFAEQYVSLAFHLN; from the coding sequence TTGGCCCCCTTCCCATCCCATCCACGCCAGCGCGGCCAGGCGCTGGTGTTCTCCCTCATTACCGTCTCCATCATCATCCTGGTGATGGTGTCCATGTACACCATGGGTCAGCAGTCCATCAACAAGATGAAACTGCAAAACACCGCCGACGCCGCCGCATACAGCGCTGCACTGGCCGAGGCGCGTGACTACAATTTCTCTGCGTACACCAACCGCGCCGTCGTCGCCAATCAGGTCGCGGTAGCGCAAGTCGTGGGGCTCACTTCGTGGGCGCGCAACTACGGCAACACCTATGCCGGCCCGTCGTCGTGGGTTCCGAAAGTCCTCAGTTCCCTCGGCGGACCGATGGCAAAGATTTTCTGGGATGTGCCATGGAATGCATCCAAGACCATTTCCAAGGGCGTGAAGCAGACGTTTGAGACCATCGGGCCGATAACAACCGTATTGCTGGACAAGTTGATCGATGTGCTCGGCCTCGCGCAAACGGTGTACCACTACGGCACGGCTCTGACCGTGGCGCAGACCATCGGCCTGTCGCCCGCGCAGATTCTGGACGACCTGGCCGGCGTGGACGAATCATCGCTCGGTGTCGTGAGCGATCTGCTGACCTTCAACGACGCCTACAACATCATCAAGCTCAACGATGTCAATGCCGACCTGAGCACGCCCGGCACGGTTGCGGCAATGATGCATATCGCGCAGTGGTTCCTGTTCACCCACAAAAAAGATCCCAACATGCTGAATCAGGACGGCCCGGCCGCCGATCGCATGGCGAAGGTCACGATTGATTCGCTGGATGGGTTTTCGCGGAACCGCAGCACGAAGGATGGCGGCCCGTTCAAGAACATGCCGGAAATGATGTACCTCACGCCGTTCGTGATCGATCCGACACGATTGATCCCCTATCAGAATGGCGCGCTGCTCATGTACCTCTGGCATCGGGGCGGCACCGAACTCAAGAAGGTCAACAACACGAAAAAGACCTGGAGTGCGATGGACGGCACCGGCTTCTTCGGCGCGGCAATTTTCTGGATCAGCGTTCTCGGCATCCCGATTCCGATTCCCATCATTCTGCCTTTCATCCCGATGGGCTGGGGCGCGGCACAGGCCGGCCTGAACAGCAATCTGATGCCGAACAATAATTTCGGCACCACGGCCGCCAACGCCTATGGCGGCATCTACCAAAGCCCGAACACGGCGGGCGCGGCGGCCATTCAGCGCGGCAAGGGTGCCGGCAAGTCACTGGATCCGGCGGCCGGTCTGCGCACGTATTTCGACGTGAAGAAGGTCAACAAGCCGGCGCTGGTCGGCCCACCTCTGGTCCTCGAAATCGAGAAAGCCGGCAACAAGATCCCGACCAGCAACAGCATTTCTGGCGGCCAGTTTGCCTTGAACAACGGCACGCAAAGCAACTACATGCGCAGCCTGAGCAAGGCCGAAATCTATTTCTCGCGTCCGAAGAAGCTGTGGGCGCGCAGCGACGGCAAGACCGAAGTGGGCAGCCTGTACAGCCCCTACTGGCAAGCAAGGCTGGCGCCCAACAGCTTCGCCGAACAATACGTATCCCTCGCTTTTCACCTGAACTGA
- a CDS encoding type II and III secretion system protein family protein, translating to MLNQLLRLLRLFAIGACFAAASGALHAQERLSDIKNNEILMFVGEVKILPMERIQRIAVGNGKLFSTSVLGNKELLLIAEAVGDSSLVIWSDNSRKTVYTVRISPKDAGDAQRSVNAMLSDIPGIQINTVGTNVVISGTASKENLVRIATAVKMYPQAVSVVREEDVSMKKMVYMKVQIVEMKKSLLENIGLQWPGSAAGPMLGFSGNFGSDRPQTQGALKGVLPVPNNGLLTYLGISTLINTTINLAKNNGDAFVLAEPELSARSGGEAKFLAGGQIPLPVSSAFAASVEFKDYGIRLLIKPVADDQGNIMAQIKTEISSIDSSVSVQSIPGFLTRQSETEINVKNGQTIVMSGLVNTEMSNDATKVPGISNVPVLGRLFRSDNFKTGRTDLVILVTPTVVDPSSTINRERIEKTMDIRERFERKLSNQDIID from the coding sequence ATGCTTAATCAACTCCTGCGACTCTTACGACTCTTCGCAATCGGCGCATGCTTTGCGGCTGCCTCCGGTGCACTTCACGCACAGGAGAGACTGTCCGATATCAAGAACAATGAAATCCTGATGTTCGTGGGCGAGGTGAAAATCCTCCCGATGGAACGCATCCAGCGCATCGCGGTCGGCAACGGCAAGCTGTTCAGCACATCCGTCCTCGGCAACAAGGAACTGCTGTTGATCGCCGAAGCGGTCGGCGATTCGTCGCTCGTCATCTGGTCTGACAACAGCCGCAAGACCGTCTACACGGTGCGCATCAGCCCGAAGGATGCGGGCGATGCACAGCGCAGCGTCAACGCAATGCTGTCGGACATTCCCGGCATCCAGATCAACACGGTCGGCACCAACGTGGTCATCAGCGGCACCGCCAGCAAGGAGAATCTGGTTCGCATCGCGACTGCGGTGAAGATGTATCCGCAGGCAGTCAGCGTCGTGCGGGAAGAAGACGTCTCGATGAAGAAGATGGTCTACATGAAAGTGCAGATCGTCGAGATGAAGAAGTCGCTGCTGGAGAACATCGGCCTGCAATGGCCCGGTTCCGCCGCCGGCCCCATGCTGGGCTTCTCCGGCAACTTCGGTTCCGACCGGCCGCAGACGCAAGGTGCGCTCAAGGGCGTGCTGCCGGTGCCGAACAACGGCTTGCTGACCTATCTCGGCATTTCGACCCTGATCAACACGACGATCAATCTTGCCAAGAACAATGGCGATGCCTTCGTCCTCGCGGAACCGGAACTCAGCGCCCGCAGCGGCGGCGAAGCGAAATTCCTGGCCGGCGGCCAGATTCCGCTGCCGGTGTCTTCCGCATTTGCCGCCTCCGTGGAATTCAAGGATTACGGCATTCGTCTCCTGATCAAGCCGGTGGCGGACGATCAGGGCAACATCATGGCCCAGATCAAGACCGAGATCAGCAGCATCGACTCCTCCGTGTCGGTGCAGAGCATCCCCGGCTTCCTGACACGCCAGTCGGAAACCGAGATCAATGTGAAGAACGGCCAGACCATCGTCATGTCCGGCCTCGTCAACACGGAAATGTCGAATGACGCGACCAAGGTTCCCGGCATCAGCAATGTTCCGGTGCTGGGCCGCCTGTTCCGTTCCGATAATTTCAAGACCGGCCGCACGGACCTGGTGATCCTGGTCACGCCGACCGTTGTCGATCCCTCGTCCACCATCAACCGCGAACGGATCGAGAAAACCATGGACATCCGCGAGCGTTTCGAACGCAAACTGAGCAACCAAGACATCATCGACTGA
- the cpaB gene encoding Flp pilus assembly protein CpaB translates to MKIQRPNIKINKTWLMLIVAIALSLLTTWLTMQYLKFKEQSIEAEISERSRQQRGETIAVVVPIKSLPPGVMLDEGVVAARNVPVDFIYEDTITVGQFEAMKGQALIRAVEKGKPLRRADVREVFADFSGTLKDGKRAMTINVDEINSVSHMIEPGNLVDLMLILSSSGEGNNNQAVVPFLDQVKVLATGQKVTHDDPATQGSPERRKVSYSNFTLEVTPTQAARLALATELGKIRAVLRNEKDKQEIDYETVNAQNFLEDIRERQKRVALAKSRGTTASTGYIEYIIGGKSNDAMTPAINVPMPAGLPTGIPGAAPAQMADASAAASVAAAPTAVPDNLTQLLKLSLGNNPATAKPSK, encoded by the coding sequence TTGAAAATCCAACGCCCAAACATCAAGATCAACAAGACCTGGTTGATGCTTATCGTGGCCATCGCATTGAGCTTGCTCACTACGTGGCTGACCATGCAATACCTCAAGTTCAAGGAACAGAGCATCGAGGCCGAAATCTCGGAGCGGTCCCGGCAGCAACGCGGGGAAACCATCGCCGTGGTGGTGCCGATCAAGTCCTTGCCGCCCGGGGTGATGCTCGACGAGGGCGTGGTCGCGGCGCGCAATGTGCCGGTCGATTTCATTTATGAAGACACGATCACGGTCGGCCAGTTCGAAGCGATGAAGGGCCAGGCGCTGATTCGCGCAGTCGAGAAAGGCAAGCCGCTGCGCCGCGCCGATGTGCGCGAGGTCTTCGCGGACTTCTCCGGCACGCTGAAGGATGGCAAGCGCGCCATGACCATCAATGTGGACGAGATCAACTCCGTGTCGCACATGATCGAACCCGGCAACCTCGTCGATCTGATGCTGATCCTGTCAAGCAGCGGCGAGGGCAACAACAACCAGGCCGTCGTGCCCTTCCTCGATCAGGTCAAGGTTCTCGCCACCGGCCAGAAGGTGACGCACGATGATCCGGCCACACAAGGCTCGCCCGAGCGGCGCAAGGTCAGCTACAGCAATTTCACGCTCGAAGTCACGCCGACGCAGGCTGCCCGTCTCGCGCTTGCAACCGAACTGGGCAAGATCAGGGCGGTATTGCGCAACGAGAAGGACAAGCAGGAAATCGACTATGAAACAGTCAACGCGCAGAACTTCCTGGAAGACATCCGCGAGCGCCAGAAGCGGGTCGCTCTCGCAAAATCGCGTGGCACCACCGCATCGACAGGCTATATCGAGTACATCATCGGCGGCAAAAGCAACGATGCGATGACGCCGGCGATCAACGTCCCGATGCCGGCAGGCCTGCCGACCGGCATACCCGGCGCTGCACCGGCTCAGATGGCGGACGCGTCTGCCGCAGCATCGGTCGCAGCCGCCCCGACCGCCGTGCCAGACAACCTGACGCAACTGCTTAAACTCAGCCTTGGCAACAATCCCGCGACCGCCAAGCCCTCAAAGTGA